The Capsicum annuum cultivar UCD-10X-F1 chromosome 1, UCD10Xv1.1, whole genome shotgun sequence sequence AGTTGACGGAATACTGACCACCAGTTGGAGTACGTATGTAGTCATATCGATCAACTAGTAATAGTGCACGAGATACCTCGACTAGGTAGAACTGATTTGACAGCCTATACTCAACAAGCAAGCGTGGCTTGACAATTGATGTTGATGGAACACCAGGTTGTGCTAAATCAACAGCATAAATTTTTCCACTGCAACACACAACATAAAATTTCCCCTTACAGTATTTCATACAACTAATGCCACTACTAAAATTTCTACTGTTAATTTCAGTCCAGTCGAGGTCGCCAAAAAGCCAAATAACGACCATCGGAAACCACCAGTACGTAATGTGACGTAAAAAAAAGCACTGACAGATAAGACAACTTTGTTAATGCTCCGGCAGTCCCGTCCTTCGATGCCATCTGCTAAAGCTAAAAAGGCTTTTTCTGAAGGGAGTTGAATTTGGGTACGGTAACAAGTTCATCTCTCCAGTACTATCTTCCACGGTGCATAGCCATCCCTCTGACGGAAAGCACTTTCGCCCTCTAGCTTCTGGGAGAAATATGCGCCAAGCTTTCTTCTTGGAAAGAGAGTAAAATTCTGAATAATCATCATCTTTGTTAACCAATATTAGCAACGGAACTTGAGGCGaaaacacatcaaaattttcCTTGGTAGCGGCACTTCGCCACGAGGTACAAACAGCACGTAGAGCAATAAAATCTTCAATCACTTCAACACGATTTGCAATCTGTGCAATCAGATCGTTTGGCAATTCTGCCCAATTCGCCATtgcttagaaaaaaaaaaaaggttaatttTGTTTCTGTGTTTTTTACTTTGAGGACACTTTATATAGTACTATATTCTGATTTTGACTAGAATTAGGAATAGATTTAAGTTCTATATATTCACACTGAATTACACTTTTTATGGAAagtagagccgtcaatatgggccAAGCAATCGGGCTGGCCGATCTGTAATTTGATGaagttaaattttgaatttgcaacatatttaagAAACAGAATTTTTTAGCCTGACCCGATTAAACCTGTAGGGCTTGAGAAATATGAGTTGGACTAGCCcataagtcaaatacatgcaacttTTAAaattgtttattagtatttttatttgattcgaaggatatcatgtcaaaagttatttaatttttttttttgagtgttggagacttgattaacaagtattaacactatataatattctaaaattaaattataaaatattattttttaaaaagtgaactGACCCGTGAGGCCCGCAGCCCACAAAGCATTTCGTcctatttgtttgcacttaatggaggtctgaatctgaatagtTCAGACTTCAGCcaattaagtgcatttgttttttctttataaaagctTCTTAAAATGTCTTAAAACCTCTAAATTAGTCAGACATGGAAAAGAGTCTGAATGTAAACTCAATTTATTTCCCACAAATctcaaacttttttattttttctaaatacgCTGTTCTCCCACCCTCTCTTCACGTTGTGCTCTCTCTCTCTCGCttcacgtttctctctctcttcctcttcacattattttccttctctttcaGGTATGATTCACCAAaactatttataaatatttttattatcaatttaagCATGCATTATTTGCTGCTCAATATCCATGCTCTACTCCAGAAGATATAATTGGATCTTCAATTGAAATCATGTTTAATCTTCTTAATTCATCACGtataaaataaaggttgaaatGATCGGCATGTAGTTTGTTTTGCTTCACTTTAGTTTTTGCAAGAATGCGCATGGATGTATATTGTTGTTTTACTCATCGTGTAAGATAgaacatataaataaatgaaataacaaaCACTAGAATTCGATTAAGATTAGAAATGAAACACTTTAATTTGTTCTTTTGCTACATTGTACAGTCCTATTAGCACATCCTTTGGTGCCGTtataatatgtattattattttagtttctcagtatTCTGAATCGGGGGAAATATCCTACTTGTAGAGTTCCATACTACTCCGTCAAGAGACATCGATTGAATTGATAATTTCAAGATGAAACTAGAAGTGGTTGtatgatataatatttttcagataatataatattttattatttttttaactttaaattgcatatttattacaaataaataaattacgtatattcagatgttaaaaaaataaacaatcttgatcattcagtattcagatctaAAActaacatcttaatcattcagacatCCATTTAGATTCAGACGtcttaaatcttaaaaataaaacaaatgcaCCCTTAGTGTGGGTTTGATGTTTTTGggcccatcattttgatgggccGGCCCGGcctgacccgtcaaactcaaaACCAGTGTGGGCTAGCCCAGATTGGCTGGGCCGACCCATATTGCCAGCTCTAATATTGGCAAGTTACTTGCCGTCTATTTTAGATATAAAACAATTAAAGCTATAAAACATCTATTGTACACAGTCGTATcctacatttctgcaagaggttgtttccataactcgaacccgtgacctcctaaaCATAtgacaactttaccagttacgcaAGATACAGTTCTCAACCGACTCCGAAAAAAACATTACCTTTTTCACTGAATGGTTTATTAACGTGTAGAGCCATTCAAACTGCAAAAGTCTTGATGCTTCTTTATGAACATTTTTGCAACAATTGATGAAAGCAATCATAAACGTCGAgcaaaatttgtccaaaaataaacaagaaagaaaagtaaATCACTCTGCTTTGGCTGCATTCTGCTGCATATATCTGCAGGGAAAAGAGAGAGCAAAAATATCAGACGAAACGCAAATTCAGCAAAATTTTATTAGTGTATAATCGCAAGCAGAAGCTTCGAAAGAGCAACACAATCCTCAAATTATCTAGGTTCGCAAGAAACACTAGTTGATTTCTTTTCATCTATGATAGCCGAGAGTTCCTGGATACCGTttatgtatttatctttttttgataACCGTAATGTCCGGGTTAGCTTGCACGcgcctcgactaattccacagaATACCttccacctcccaccagcaacagctACCAGGTATCAGGTAACTGCATCCATCAAGGAGTGATTCGAGTCGGTCTTGAAACACTTCATTGCATTTTCTCCTAGACTTACTAGGTAAATCCATGAGCCACTAGACACTATGTATCTTCTGCACATATTTAATGCAAATATACTTATGTTtataatatatgtacatacaGATATTTTATCCACATAGTGAGTAATTccagaattaaataaaaaagtcCCTTTTAACTCAGTGGTAGAGTAACGCCATGGTAAGGCATAAGTCATCGGTTCAAATCCGATAAGGGGCTTTGTAAAACTCCAATCTAGCATTCATATTTAAGGGGAGAATTGTATTTTGATttgtaataaaaaaaagtaactaACGTTATACACCacttccatgttcaagcctatccaaagctAAAAGGAGTTAACTTCGGCTACTGGGCCCTACTCCTTACATCTATCCCGAAACACTATTTCGCTAGAACAAATGGGAAGAactcacctagtgtttgtctttgTTTGGGGATTGAACTTGAGACgtcatggtgctcaacccaactcAATTCAGCCACTAGGCCACTATGTCGAGTAAAGTCTTGATTACATCCTACTCTTTTGGTAAAGGAGTAACTGTGGCATAATATCCAATATGATACCACGATCGCTACTTCCCCCTCCCTCTTATTCCTGCTTCATTTGGCTATGGACTATGGGACCCTTAGCGTGGTGGGAGTACCAGAGAATAACAACCATAGATGATGAGAGGGGTTGCCTAAAGCATAAATACTTATCAATCCTTTTCCCTCCATCGACTGTATGCGTttgtttcctttctttctctctccATTTTTCCAGAGCTAGTACTCCATTTGTTTCTATTTATATGTCTTTACTTTCCTTTATTAGTATGCTTCAAGAAGATTAtcaatttctatatttagtaacttttcaatttcaacaTCGATCCTAAATGACATGTTTAAGAACACAAATTTTAaaagacattttggtacattatACACATCTctagtttaagaccacaagattcaacaACCTCCTTTACTTTCTTAAGCTTCATGTCCAATCAAACCAAGACGCGTAAAATGAACAGAGGAAGTATTATTGTTCTGGGAAAGTAACAGTATGCTGCACTATTTTTAAGTGCAATTGATCACTTACCCTTGACTTTTTGCCCAACGTGATAGTTGATAGAGTTGCACTGACTCATTCGAGGCATGGCATGCGAGAAGAAGATAATTCCGTGGCTGAACCATCCATGCAAATCTCATGAACAATGCAGAATACACACACATTGCTGCAATATCAAAAGGAAGAGAAGGGTGAGGGTGGGTCTATATCATTTTCAAGTCAACGACTCAACGTCCATTTAAGTACAAATTTTCTACCTGAGGTCATGTTGCCTGATATCATCTCTGGTGGTTTCTGTGTGTCGACCAGTCCCTGCAAAATACAGTGTCAATGCAACACAGTCAAAAAAATAACGCAGACGGAGCCAATAACAGAATTAAATTTCGTAGTAGATAAGACATACAGCAATGACAAATCCCCAATTGGCTACAGGACCCCAAAAGTGAGTTGTTTTAGGGCCAACCGGGCTGTTCAAAAATGCCTTGAATGCAGCCATCTCTGACAAGCTATATATGAAATATCCTGCAATTGCTAAACAAACTTAGGTATATGAACAAAAATCGACGGCGACGCATTAATGACAATAGTTAGCGACTAAAAGAGTATTGCCAGAAGTTTTAAACACGAGATACCTGATAAATGTTAATAATTGGATGCCATCTAATTATAGCAGAAGGCAGCAGCTAAGATAAACATGTAAAGTCTAGAAACACTAAAGTTGAGGGATTTGTGACTTAGGTTACAGGTTTGAGCCCTGCGCTGTGCGAACTAAGCCTGGTATTTAAACCGAGAAGGATTGAAGGGAAGGGCCCATTATCCCTGAGTTTAAAGCGCCACGGTTGACCCTAAGGGTTGGCCCGCGTCTCTTGGTCATTATAATAAAAAACTGTGGAAAAGAACAACGACAACATCTACTACTACACCTCAATCCTAAGCAAGGTCATTGCAGGACCACCACTGGAGAGAAAATTTCATATTGCCGagaacaagattacaaaagaggTTAACATCAGCTAGAACATCGTGAAGGAACTTTCAAGTTTCTAAGGAGCCGTGCCTTTTATAACCCTTAATCAtgcttaaattaaaaaaaatgaaaaaagatgaatatggCAGTATATGCATTTCCCACATAATAGTTCCAACCGCAATTTACAACCCACTAATTTTCCAATGATCTACCATTTTACGCGATCCTCAACTTGTAATTAAAGCAACCAAAACCAAAAAgatgctttggttttggtctcacATATCGTACCCTTCAATTCTCTTACTCAGCACCTCATGTGTTTATTCCGATGTTCTGGTTTGAACACAAGAGAAGAGGCTGCAACCTTCCTACTGATTTTTATGCAAGTTCTTTCTCGGAAGCTAGACTGATTTGTGGATAGTGTTCAAGGGAAAATGCAAATATAGATCTTAAGTAATGAACTAAAATCCAATCCACCATGAACAAGCCACCAACCAAAGAAGGTCCAAGGCATAAGCTTTTATGAAAATAAACACATCGTAGTGAACAAGAATCATTTTAACTAAGCCAAAAAAACACGGACTTAACACACAAAAGAAGCAGTCATTGAGGGAAAAACTCACAAAATTCCAAATCacaataaaattttatagtaCAATCTCCACACGTCACTGGCTATTTGCAACTATCAATCAATTAACAAACTTAGACTCAATCCTAAATCATTCAGCACCCGTTGTATAAATCCTTTACATCCATTACACTATATCTACAGAGGCGGAGCGATGTACACCAAAGGATGGTCAGTTGGACACCTTTTTCCAAAACTACACAGTGTATATACATCAACTCTTACTTTCTACACAGATATATTAAATGTTCAACATAGGAGCAGAGCTAGAGCTTCACCTACAAGTTCGGCAAAACTCAATAGTTTTGGATCAAACCATGTATTTGTGTTTAAAAATCTGCTTActatgtataaataatttatcaagaaCCCAGTAAGTTGCATAAACTCAAAATCAACACCCTTAGCTAAATTCCTAGCTTCACCAATGTACTATTCGTCCTATTTTATTTCTCCAATTTGCAcggacaacaacaacataaccagtgtaatcccacaagttgAGTCTAGAAAGGATAGAGAGTGAGCATACAAGACGATCAAAACTtgatcaagaaaacaaaccccccccccacccaccccaccccaccccaccccccacaCACAAAATCCCTCATCCAGCATTCTGTGGAAAGACTGTTACTTCTATGGGGTACTTTCTTTTGCTAATAACCAAGTTgcataaacacaaaattaacaCCCTTAGCGAAATTCCTAGCTTCACCACTATACTATTCAGCCCATTTTATTCCCTCCAATTTGCAACTAATAAgcagaaaaaaatcaaaacttgagCTCGAAAAAAGccctcccccccacccccacaaTCTTGAAAATATACTGTTACTTCTATGGGGTGTTTTTTATAATCAACCAGGCAATattcaatttaaaattcataaatattatATCCCAACAATAAAGattgaatctttttctcaaagggatgatcaaaaacaagaaaatacaGAAATTAGATTTAAAAATACATGTGAAACTGCAAAAAAATCGAATACCCTTTATTAATAAACAgatttaacatcaaaatatatagtaaaaattgTACCTTTACGAGAGATCTGAAACTGAAGGATGCTTCGAAAGTGGTTGATTTGTGTATAAATTGGGAGAGAATAATTTTGGGTTAATAGCAAGTTTGATCCCTCAATTATTGATTATATCTAATTGCATCCCTTATGATATTTAAGCAAGTATAATTAAACtgttataaaataaagacaaaaaatcaaaatcaaactttaaacaAAGGAGAGAACTAGAGAGAATTTAATAGTACATTTATTACTATTTTGATCTATCAATAGAATGTACAAACGGTGTCTATTTATAGACACCAAACTTAGTTGCCAAGCACACCAAACTTAACTTCAAGTTGGCAAAATGGCAAGTTGGCCAACTATGTatgtattcaaattcaaattgaacaaaaaaagttttgattttcaaatctaacttgactactaactattatctctaataatttacacatatattatacatgacatccatattatataacactccccttggatgtccattaatagataatgtgttttattaaaaccttactaggaagtccagtgaaggaaaaaaaaagcaCACACATCATGTAATACGATTTtagtgttgcctcattaaaaaccttaccggAAAAATCCGATTGGGACAAAATcttgattaagaaaaaaagagtataaTGCGTATTTTACTTCCCCTGATGGGAACTTCAATTTAATGACTTGAATATTTGTACCCCGATCTTGAGCATCATCTTTTTGAAAGTTAAAGTTGAAAGAGACTTGttgaataaattagtcatattgCCACTCGAAtgaatttgttgcacgttaatatcaccattttttttagctcatgtgtatagaattttttttatgaagtgTGCTTAATTCTATCTTCTTttaatgaatcctcctttaagatgtgttatgcatactgcattatctttggataaaattatgggtacattgtcatatttcaaacaacatttttcccaaatgagatgtattatggaccttaaccatacacattctcggcttgcttcatgaagaACTATTATCTCAGCGTGATTTGATAAAGTGCtagatagactactttgtatatctc is a genomic window containing:
- the LOC107863967 gene encoding mitochondrial pyruvate carrier 1 isoform X1, which codes for MAAFKAFLNSPVGPKTTHFWGPVANWGFVIAGLVDTQKPPEMISGNMTSAMCVYSALFMRFAWMVQPRNYLLLACHASNESVQLYQLSRWAKSQGYMQQNAAKAE
- the LOC107863967 gene encoding mitochondrial pyruvate carrier 1 isoform X2, with protein sequence MAAFKAFLNSPVGPKTTHFWGPVANWGFVIAGLVDTQKPPEMISGNMTSAMCVYSALFMRFAWMVQPRNYLLLACHASNESVQLYQLSRWAKSQG